One genomic segment of Stenotrophomonas sp. 704A1 includes these proteins:
- a CDS encoding P-II family nitrogen regulator: protein MKLISAIIRPFKLDEVREALSDAGVSGITVTEVKGFGRQKGHTELYRGAEYVVDFLPKIKIETVVTDERADAVIEAIQSSAGTGKIGDGKIFVTAVEQVIRIRTGEIGADAL from the coding sequence ATGAAACTGATCTCCGCCATCATCCGACCGTTCAAGCTCGACGAGGTCCGCGAGGCCCTGTCCGATGCCGGCGTGTCGGGCATCACCGTGACCGAAGTGAAAGGCTTCGGCCGCCAGAAGGGCCACACCGAGCTGTATCGCGGCGCCGAGTACGTCGTCGATTTCCTGCCCAAGATCAAGATCGAAACCGTGGTCACCGATGAGCGTGCCGACGCGGTGATCGAAGCGATCCAGTCGTCGGCAGGCACCGGCAAGATCGGTGACGGCAAGATCTTCGTCACCGCCGTCGAACAGGTCATCCGCATCCGCACCGGCGAAATCGGTGCTGACGCGCTGTAA
- a CDS encoding undecaprenyl-diphosphate phosphatase: MSDLLSALLLGILEGLTEFLPISSTGHLLIAQHWLGARSDFFNIVIQAGAIVAVVLVFRQRLLQLATGFGQRENRDYVFKLGAAFLVTAVVGLVVRKAGWSLPETVSPVAWALIIGGLWMLLVEAYTTRLPDRDQVTWTVAIGVGLAQVVAGVFPGTSRSASAIFLAMLLGLSRRAAAAEFVFLVGIPTMFAASAYTFLELARDGQLGSENWSEVGVAFLAAAITGFVVVKWLMGYIKSHRFTAFAVYRIALGAALLLWLPSGS; this comes from the coding sequence ATGTCCGACCTGCTCTCCGCCCTGCTGCTGGGCATTCTCGAAGGCTTGACCGAATTCCTGCCGATCTCCAGCACCGGCCATCTGCTGATCGCCCAGCATTGGCTGGGCGCGCGCTCGGACTTCTTCAACATCGTCATCCAGGCCGGCGCGATCGTGGCGGTGGTACTGGTGTTCCGCCAGCGGCTGCTGCAGCTGGCCACCGGCTTCGGCCAGCGCGAGAACCGCGACTACGTATTCAAGCTCGGCGCCGCCTTCCTGGTGACCGCCGTGGTCGGCCTGGTGGTGCGCAAGGCCGGCTGGTCGCTGCCGGAAACGGTCAGCCCGGTGGCCTGGGCGCTGATCATCGGTGGCCTGTGGATGCTGCTGGTGGAGGCCTACACCACCCGCCTGCCCGACCGCGACCAGGTGACCTGGACGGTGGCCATCGGTGTCGGCCTGGCGCAGGTGGTGGCCGGTGTGTTCCCCGGTACCTCGCGCTCGGCCTCGGCCATCTTCCTGGCCATGCTGCTGGGCCTGAGCCGCCGCGCGGCGGCCGCCGAGTTCGTGTTCCTGGTCGGCATACCCACCATGTTCGCTGCCAGTGCCTACACCTTCCTGGAACTGGCCAGGGACGGGCAGCTGGGCAGCGAGAACTGGAGCGAGGTGGGCGTGGCCTTCCTTGCCGCGGCCATCACCGGCTTCGTCGTAGTGAAGTGGCTGATGGGCTACATCAAGTCGCACCGGTTCACCGCCTTCGCCGTGTACCGCATCGCGCTGGGCGCGGCGCTGCTGCTGTGGCTGCCGTCCGGCAGCTGA
- a CDS encoding N-acetylmuramoyl-L-alanine amidase, giving the protein MHPIRTSLLLSACLLLAACASAPQETRNPLATWVPSPNQNARDPVIIVIHHTEQDSVQQSLHTLRTANSGGRVSAHYLIGADGHRYQLVSDERRAWHAGSGRWGTITDLNSASIGIELDNNGSTPFAPAQIASLIQLLGDLTERLNIPPRQVIGHADLAPTRKQDPSRFFPWQQLAEAGFGVWPRAADGPAPEGFDVWNALARFGYPLDNREATVAAFHRRFRGRDDLPKTLDAEDARILHSLLLQTP; this is encoded by the coding sequence ATGCACCCGATCCGTACGTCCCTGCTGCTCTCGGCCTGCCTGCTGCTGGCTGCCTGTGCGTCCGCGCCGCAGGAAACCCGCAACCCGCTCGCCACCTGGGTGCCGTCACCCAACCAGAACGCGCGCGATCCGGTCATCATCGTCATCCACCACACCGAGCAGGACTCGGTGCAGCAGAGCCTGCACACGCTGCGCACCGCCAACAGTGGTGGCCGTGTCAGCGCGCACTACCTGATCGGTGCCGATGGCCATCGTTACCAGCTGGTCAGCGACGAGCGCCGCGCCTGGCATGCCGGCAGCGGACGCTGGGGCACCATCACCGATCTCAACTCGGCCTCGATCGGCATTGAGTTGGACAACAACGGCAGCACGCCGTTCGCGCCCGCGCAGATCGCCTCGCTCATCCAGCTGCTGGGTGACCTGACCGAGCGCCTCAACATCCCGCCGCGGCAGGTGATCGGCCATGCCGACCTGGCGCCGACGCGCAAGCAGGATCCGAGCCGGTTCTTCCCGTGGCAGCAGCTGGCCGAGGCCGGTTTCGGGGTATGGCCGCGCGCCGCGGATGGCCCCGCACCCGAAGGCTTCGACGTGTGGAATGCGCTGGCCCGCTTCGGTTATCCGCTCGACAACCGCGAAGCCACCGTCGCCGCCTTCCACCGCCGCTTCCGTGGCCGCGACGACCTGCCGAAGACACTGGACGCCGAAGACGCCCGCATCCTGCACTCGCTGCTGCTGCAGACGCCCTAG
- a CDS encoding TonB-dependent receptor, translated as MKTSTLVAALAAAPFAPEAFAQSADAALTLGKVQVHQHGEGQLSAHQVLTSVDVLGADQIEDRNVSHSWELLGQMPGIQLTETRQGAESGKVSFRAFNGEGYLNAIKTLIDGIPSNVNSGNQRFIDMLFPLEISYIEVVRGTNDPRYGLHNIGGNVNFGTRQGGTYTDARLAYGSYNTRDAQLAVGREAKGFAQNYFIGTQASDGYRDHDTSKKYSLGGKWFFGSLEDGLRVGLSARAYHHEADEPGFMTADELREHRRGSDLRNGNDGDDRDMRQVAAHLDLKLSDALTFGTRLYYNRYEDDRRVTFSDLPSGNLPRQRRVWDERQAGLLSTLTWQASPALTVEGGLNYEQQDNGYLRERYAYAEPTDFSQPPARVQNNDRHSFDNWGAYVQAIYQPAEAWKIVPAYRVDRFSGRTHLMNGVSGRLQEYGSIGQPKLSVIHSLGQTTHVYANWGRTFQVLTGSTAPAYLTPGQAPMQPSTNTGMELGLKFEPFAGSQARLAVWQQDAENEVSNMPATGTTVTLGKTRRRGVDAQVSLQLGDDWTVWASHAYQEAKITRDDRDASVSLQGREVAATPRHISNLGVDYRASDALRLGLQARAQGDYYLEERNVAGKFGGFAVLDLSAAYQINPRWSVDLQLKNVTGREYAYAWYDSFFWDSARPMFSPAPGRSVFVGLNMKL; from the coding sequence ATGAAGACCTCCACGCTGGTGGCCGCCCTCGCGGCCGCCCCGTTCGCCCCTGAAGCTTTCGCACAGTCGGCCGACGCCGCGCTCACCCTCGGCAAGGTGCAGGTGCACCAGCACGGCGAAGGCCAGCTCAGCGCGCACCAGGTGCTGACCTCGGTGGACGTCCTCGGCGCGGACCAGATCGAAGACCGCAACGTCTCGCACAGCTGGGAGCTGCTGGGGCAGATGCCCGGCATCCAGCTCACCGAAACGCGGCAGGGTGCGGAATCGGGCAAGGTCAGCTTCCGCGCCTTCAACGGCGAGGGCTACCTCAACGCCATCAAGACCCTCATCGACGGCATCCCCAGCAACGTCAACAGCGGCAACCAGCGCTTCATCGACATGCTGTTCCCGCTGGAAATCAGCTACATCGAAGTGGTGCGCGGTACCAACGATCCGCGCTACGGGCTGCACAACATCGGCGGCAACGTGAACTTCGGGACGCGCCAGGGCGGCACCTACACCGACGCGCGCCTGGCGTACGGCAGCTACAACACCCGCGATGCGCAGCTGGCGGTCGGCCGTGAAGCCAAGGGCTTTGCGCAGAACTATTTCATCGGCACCCAGGCCAGCGATGGCTACCGCGACCACGACACCTCGAAGAAGTATTCGCTGGGCGGCAAGTGGTTCTTCGGTTCGCTGGAGGACGGTCTGCGCGTGGGCCTGAGCGCGCGCGCCTACCACCATGAGGCCGACGAACCCGGTTTCATGACCGCCGACGAACTGCGCGAGCACCGCCGTGGCAGCGACCTGCGCAATGGCAACGACGGTGATGACCGCGACATGCGCCAAGTCGCCGCGCACCTGGACCTGAAGCTGTCCGACGCGCTCACCTTCGGCACGCGGCTGTACTACAACCGCTATGAAGACGACCGCCGCGTGACCTTCAGTGACCTGCCCAGCGGCAACCTGCCGCGCCAGCGCCGGGTGTGGGACGAGCGCCAGGCCGGCCTGCTCAGCACGCTCACCTGGCAGGCCAGCCCCGCACTTACCGTCGAGGGCGGCCTGAACTACGAGCAGCAGGACAACGGCTACCTCCGCGAGCGCTACGCCTACGCCGAACCCACCGATTTCAGCCAGCCACCGGCGCGCGTGCAGAACAACGACCGCCACAGCTTCGACAACTGGGGCGCTTACGTGCAGGCCATCTACCAGCCGGCCGAGGCATGGAAGATCGTGCCGGCCTACCGCGTCGACCGCTTCAGTGGCCGCACCCACCTGATGAACGGTGTCAGTGGTCGCCTGCAGGAGTACGGCAGCATCGGCCAGCCCAAGCTGAGCGTCATCCACAGCCTGGGCCAGACCACCCACGTCTACGCCAACTGGGGCCGCACGTTCCAGGTACTCACCGGCTCCACCGCACCGGCCTATCTGACCCCGGGGCAGGCGCCGATGCAGCCGTCCACCAACACCGGCATGGAGCTGGGCCTGAAGTTCGAACCGTTCGCCGGCAGCCAGGCGCGCCTGGCGGTGTGGCAGCAGGACGCGGAAAACGAGGTATCCAACATGCCGGCCACCGGCACCACGGTCACCCTGGGCAAGACCCGCCGACGCGGCGTGGATGCGCAGGTGAGCCTGCAGCTGGGCGACGACTGGACGGTATGGGCGTCGCACGCCTACCAGGAAGCGAAGATCACCCGCGACGACCGCGATGCCAGCGTTTCCCTGCAGGGCCGCGAAGTGGCCGCCACCCCGCGCCATATCAGCAACCTGGGTGTGGACTACCGCGCCAGCGACGCGCTGCGCCTCGGCCTGCAGGCGCGGGCACAGGGCGATTACTACCTGGAAGAGCGCAACGTGGCCGGCAAGTTCGGCGGCTTCGCCGTGCTCGACCTCAGCGCCGCGTACCAGATCAACCCGCGCTGGAGCGTGGACCTGCAGCTGAAGAACGTGACCGGACGCGAGTACGCCTACGCCTGGTACGACAGCTTCTTCTGGGACAGCGCCCGCCCGATGTTCTCGCCGGCCCCGGGTCGCAGCGTGTTCGTCGGCCTGAACATGAAGCTGTAG
- a CDS encoding HigA family addiction module antitoxin yields the protein MRTAPYPAPGEILLHEFLQPLGITQYRLAKAIGVSQRRIGEIVNGQRAVTADTGLRLSRYFGVSDRFWIGLQADFDAAMTKEKLAEVLARIEPYNAVA from the coding sequence ATGCGAACCGCCCCCTACCCCGCTCCCGGCGAGATCCTGCTGCATGAGTTCCTGCAGCCGCTTGGTATCACCCAGTACCGCCTGGCCAAGGCAATTGGCGTTTCGCAACGTCGCATCGGCGAGATTGTTAACGGCCAGCGTGCCGTAACGGCAGATACCGGACTGCGGCTGTCCCGTTACTTCGGCGTGTCCGACAGGTTCTGGATCGGACTGCAGGCGGATTTCGACGCGGCGATGACCAAGGAGAAGCTGGCCGAGGTGCTGGCGCGGATCGAGCCTTACAACGCGGTGGCATGA
- a CDS encoding ammonium transporter — MKMRLLTGWQARFHLVCLLMLLSALAAGAWPGSAHAQAQVTPLPSESVAVEPLQDPAAAAAAPAVAEVAAAYDRGDVAWMLTSTLLVLLMVVPGLALFYGGLVRSKNVLSVLSQILVVFSLVLLLWVAYGYSAVFSAGNPFFGSFTEFAFLKGFTPESVGNTPIKGLPDYLFVAFQSTFAGITTALIVGAFAERIKFRAVLLFSALWFTLSYIPMAHIVWGGGYLGELGAIDFAGGTVVHINAGVAGLVGAWFVGKRLGYGQTALKPHNVPFTYIGAMLLWVGWFGFNAGSAAAADTVASLAFLNTVLATAAAVLGWTLVEAIGKGKPSALGAASGAVAGLVGITPACGTVGPLGAIVIGFVAGVVCVWGVTGLKRLLKVDDTADVFGVHGVGGIVGAILTGVFSAQSLGGTKADLDIGHQVWVQVVSVGLTVVWSAVVTAAILLLVKVVVGLRVTEEAERTGLDVTSHGESAYEV, encoded by the coding sequence ATGAAGATGCGCCTTCTCACCGGGTGGCAAGCCCGGTTCCATCTGGTGTGCCTGTTGATGCTGCTCAGCGCGCTGGCCGCCGGTGCCTGGCCGGGCAGCGCCCATGCCCAGGCCCAGGTGACGCCGCTGCCGAGCGAAAGCGTGGCGGTTGAACCGCTGCAGGATCCTGCAGCGGCCGCTGCTGCACCGGCCGTGGCCGAAGTGGCCGCCGCCTATGATCGTGGCGACGTCGCCTGGATGCTCACCTCGACCCTGCTGGTGCTGCTGATGGTGGTGCCCGGCCTGGCGTTGTTCTACGGCGGCCTGGTGCGTTCGAAAAACGTGCTGTCGGTGCTCAGCCAGATCCTGGTGGTGTTCTCGCTGGTGCTGCTGCTGTGGGTGGCCTATGGCTACAGCGCGGTGTTCAGCGCCGGCAACCCGTTCTTCGGTTCATTCACCGAATTCGCCTTCCTCAAGGGCTTCACGCCGGAGTCGGTCGGCAATACGCCGATCAAGGGCCTGCCGGACTACCTGTTCGTCGCCTTCCAGTCGACCTTCGCCGGCATCACCACCGCGCTGATCGTCGGTGCCTTCGCCGAACGCATCAAGTTCCGTGCGGTGCTGCTGTTCTCGGCATTGTGGTTCACCCTCAGCTACATCCCGATGGCGCACATCGTCTGGGGTGGCGGCTACCTGGGTGAACTGGGCGCGATCGACTTCGCCGGCGGTACCGTGGTGCACATCAATGCGGGTGTGGCCGGCCTGGTCGGCGCGTGGTTCGTCGGCAAGCGCCTGGGCTACGGCCAGACCGCGCTGAAGCCGCACAACGTGCCGTTCACCTACATCGGCGCGATGCTGCTGTGGGTCGGCTGGTTCGGCTTCAATGCCGGCTCCGCCGCCGCCGCCGATACGGTGGCCTCGCTGGCCTTCCTCAATACCGTGCTGGCCACGGCCGCCGCCGTACTCGGCTGGACGCTGGTGGAAGCGATCGGCAAGGGCAAGCCGTCGGCACTGGGTGCCGCCTCGGGCGCGGTGGCCGGCCTGGTCGGCATCACCCCGGCCTGCGGCACCGTCGGCCCGCTCGGCGCGATCGTCATCGGCTTCGTTGCCGGCGTGGTCTGCGTATGGGGCGTGACCGGCCTGAAGCGCCTGCTGAAGGTGGACGACACCGCCGATGTGTTCGGCGTGCACGGCGTCGGCGGCATCGTCGGTGCCATCCTCACCGGCGTGTTCAGTGCGCAGTCGCTGGGCGGCACCAAGGCCGATCTGGATATCGGCCACCAGGTGTGGGTGCAGGTGGTCAGTGTCGGCCTGACCGTGGTGTGGTCGGCGGTGGTGACTGCGGCCATCCTGCTGCTGGTGAAGGTGGTGGTCGGCCTGCGCGTGACCGAAGAGGCCGAGCGTACCGGCCTGGATGTCACTTCGCACGGCGAATCGGCGTACGAGGTTTGA
- a CDS encoding two-component system sensor histidine kinase NtrB: MSDPAPPPSLDALGTPLAWAGADGRIIGCNPAFGRWLGVSGRRLLGQPLAALEVQGEALAHFLARDERDSLRLHRLALAVPGEAPRFAEGWMSRRDDGGWLLEAHPVDEFPGLDPTQALPSALSAALKGLAHELRNPLAGLKGAAQLLARRAAQRDASERELIELIGSEIERLNGLLDQLLSPAPAAPHAELNIHAALERVLRLAENEAGWAVRLQRDYDPSIPEFHGDADRLTQAVWNLVRNAIQAGAGSITLRTRVEHGVRIAEQLHTLALRLEIADDGRGVPEELAEHLFLPLVSGRAEGTGLGLALAQQVAREHRGTLTYRSRPGHTVFTLLLPIGSGAAAAEEASRDV; this comes from the coding sequence ATGTCCGACCCCGCACCCCCGCCGTCCCTCGATGCCCTCGGCACGCCTTTGGCCTGGGCCGGGGCCGATGGCCGCATCATCGGCTGCAACCCGGCCTTTGGCCGCTGGCTGGGCGTCAGTGGTCGCCGCCTGCTCGGCCAGCCGCTGGCCGCACTGGAAGTGCAGGGCGAAGCACTGGCCCACTTCCTGGCACGCGACGAGCGCGACAGCCTGCGCCTGCACCGGTTGGCGCTGGCGGTGCCTGGCGAGGCGCCGCGCTTCGCCGAGGGCTGGATGAGCCGCCGCGACGATGGCGGCTGGCTGCTGGAGGCGCATCCGGTCGATGAGTTCCCCGGGCTCGACCCGACCCAGGCCCTGCCCAGCGCGCTCAGCGCGGCGCTGAAGGGCCTGGCCCACGAACTGCGCAACCCGCTGGCCGGGCTGAAGGGCGCGGCCCAGCTGCTGGCCCGCCGCGCCGCCCAGCGCGACGCCAGCGAACGCGAACTGATCGAGCTGATCGGCTCGGAGATCGAGCGCCTCAATGGCCTGCTCGATCAGCTGCTATCGCCGGCCCCGGCGGCGCCGCACGCCGAACTGAACATCCATGCCGCGCTGGAGCGCGTGCTGCGGCTGGCCGAGAACGAGGCCGGCTGGGCGGTACGTCTGCAGCGCGACTACGACCCGAGCATTCCCGAATTCCACGGCGACGCCGACCGCCTCACCCAGGCGGTGTGGAACCTGGTGCGCAACGCGATCCAGGCCGGCGCCGGCAGCATCACCCTGCGCACCCGCGTCGAGCACGGCGTACGCATCGCCGAACAGCTGCACACGCTGGCCCTGCGCCTGGAAATCGCCGACGACGGCCGTGGCGTGCCCGAGGAACTGGCCGAGCATCTGTTCCTGCCCTTGGTCAGTGGTCGTGCCGAAGGCACTGGACTGGGGCTGGCGCTGGCGCAGCAGGTGGCGCGCGAGCATCGCGGCACGCTGACCTACCGCTCGCGCCCGGGACATACCGTGTTCACCCTGCTGCTGCCGATCGGTAGTGGCGCCGCAGCGGCCGAGGAGGCCTCGCGCGATGTCTGA
- a CDS encoding type II toxin-antitoxin system RelE/ParE family toxin → MPIQSFACKRTKALFVGQRVPRWRHIEAAALRKLAMLNVAADLRDLRIPPANRLEALHGNRCGQYSIRINDQFRLCFVWTREGPAEVEIVDYH, encoded by the coding sequence ATGCCGATCCAGTCGTTCGCCTGCAAACGCACGAAGGCGCTGTTTGTTGGCCAACGCGTACCGAGGTGGCGCCACATCGAAGCCGCTGCTCTGCGCAAGTTGGCGATGCTCAACGTTGCGGCCGATCTGCGGGATCTGCGCATACCTCCGGCCAATCGACTGGAGGCGTTGCACGGAAACCGGTGCGGCCAGTACAGCATCCGCATCAATGATCAGTTCCGGCTGTGCTTCGTCTGGACCCGAGAAGGCCCCGCCGAAGTCGAGATTGTCGATTACCACTGA
- the mltA gene encoding murein transglycosylase A has protein sequence MITVLSPPRALLTLLAATVLAGCSTPGTRPEAPAAAKPVAATYARVDWKALPAVSDTDLQAGFVAWRSSCTRLKNDAVWATPCATAATVPDKDPAAIRQFLQRDLDVYALRAGGHQADGLITGYYEPIYPGSLTRTDTATVPVYGTPDDLVVVQLESLYPELKGKRLRGRVEGKVLKPYDDAGTIAAKGAKAPVLAWLTDPMDLQLLQIQGSGRVRLADGTQVRLAYAEQNGHPYRAIGRWLVDQGQLKKEDVTMDAIRAWARANPARVPELLRSNPSYVFFVRNPDSAEGPRGSLNVPLTAGYSVAVDRTVVPLGSLLWLSTTRPDGSPVVRPVAAQDTGGAIAGEVRADLYWGSGDAAGKLAGDMKQKGNLWMLWPKGVALPAPAP, from the coding sequence ATGATCACCGTTCTGTCGCCTCCACGCGCGCTTCTCACCCTCCTCGCCGCCACTGTGCTCGCCGGCTGCTCCACCCCCGGCACCCGCCCCGAAGCACCGGCCGCGGCCAAGCCCGTCGCCGCCACCTACGCCAGGGTTGACTGGAAGGCGCTGCCGGCGGTCTCCGATACCGACCTGCAGGCCGGTTTCGTTGCCTGGCGCAGCAGCTGCACCCGCCTGAAGAACGATGCGGTCTGGGCCACGCCCTGTGCCACCGCCGCGACGGTGCCCGACAAGGACCCGGCCGCGATCCGCCAGTTCCTGCAGCGCGACCTTGATGTCTACGCGCTGCGTGCCGGCGGCCATCAGGCCGACGGGCTGATCACCGGCTACTACGAACCGATCTACCCCGGCAGCCTGACCCGCACCGACACGGCCACAGTGCCGGTGTACGGCACGCCGGATGATCTGGTGGTGGTGCAGCTGGAGAGCCTCTACCCGGAACTGAAAGGCAAGCGCCTGCGCGGGCGCGTCGAAGGCAAGGTGCTCAAGCCCTATGACGACGCCGGCACCATCGCGGCCAAGGGCGCCAAGGCCCCGGTGCTGGCCTGGCTGACCGACCCGATGGACCTGCAGCTGCTGCAGATCCAGGGCTCCGGCCGGGTGCGCCTGGCTGATGGCACGCAGGTGCGGCTGGCCTACGCCGAGCAGAACGGCCACCCCTACCGCGCCATCGGCCGCTGGCTGGTGGACCAGGGCCAGCTGAAGAAGGAAGACGTCACCATGGACGCGATCCGTGCCTGGGCCCGGGCCAACCCCGCGCGCGTACCGGAACTGCTGCGCAGCAACCCCAGTTACGTGTTCTTCGTGCGCAACCCGGACAGCGCTGAGGGTCCGCGTGGTTCGCTGAACGTGCCGCTCACCGCTGGTTACAGCGTGGCGGTGGACCGCACCGTGGTGCCGCTGGGCAGCCTGCTGTGGCTGTCCACCACGCGCCCGGACGGCAGCCCGGTGGTGCGCCCCGTGGCCGCGCAGGACACCGGCGGCGCCATTGCCGGCGAAGTGCGCGCCGACCTGTACTGGGGCAGTGGCGATGCTGCAGGCAAGCTGGCCGGCGACATGAAGCAGAAGGGCAATCTCTGGATGCTGTGGCCGAAGGGTGTGGCGCTGCCGGCGCCAGCCCCGTGA
- the glnA gene encoding type I glutamate--ammonia ligase, translated as MSVENVEKLIKDNQIEFVDLRFVDMRGVEQHVTFPVSIVEPSLFEEGKMFDGSSIAGWKGINESDMVLLPDPSSAYVDPFYADPTLVISCDILDPATMQAYGRCPRGIAKRAEAYLKSSGIAETAFFGPEPEFFIFDSVRFANEMGNTFFKVDSEEAAWNSGAKYDGANSGYRPGVKGGYFPVPPTDTLHDLRAEMCKTLEQVGIEVEVQHHEVATAGQCEIGTKFSTLVQKADELLRMKYVIKNVAHRNGKTVTFMPKPIVGDNGSGMHVHQSLSKGGANLFSGDGYGGLSQLALWYIGGIFKHAKAINAFANSGTNSYKRLVPGFEAPVMLAYSARNRSASCRIPWVSNPKARRIEMRFPDPIQSGYLTFTALMMAGLDGIKNQIDPGAPSDKDLYDLPPEEEKLIPQVCSSLDQALEALDKDREFLKAGGVMSDDFIDGYIALKMQEVTKFRAATHPLEYQLYYAS; from the coding sequence ATGTCCGTGGAAAACGTTGAGAAGCTGATCAAGGACAACCAGATCGAGTTCGTCGATCTGCGTTTCGTCGACATGCGTGGCGTCGAGCAGCACGTGACCTTCCCGGTCAGCATCGTCGAGCCGTCGCTGTTCGAAGAAGGCAAGATGTTCGATGGCAGCTCCATCGCCGGCTGGAAGGGCATCAACGAGTCGGACATGGTGCTGCTGCCGGACCCGTCCAGCGCGTACGTCGATCCGTTCTACGCCGATCCGACCCTGGTCATCAGCTGTGACATCCTCGATCCGGCGACCATGCAGGCCTATGGCCGTTGCCCGCGTGGCATCGCCAAGCGCGCCGAGGCCTACCTGAAGTCCTCCGGCATCGCCGAAACCGCGTTCTTCGGCCCGGAGCCGGAATTCTTCATCTTCGACTCGGTCCGTTTCGCCAATGAAATGGGCAACACCTTCTTCAAGGTCGATTCCGAAGAAGCCGCCTGGAACAGCGGCGCCAAGTACGACGGCGCCAACAGCGGCTACCGCCCGGGCGTGAAGGGCGGCTACTTCCCGGTGCCGCCGACCGACACCCTGCACGACCTGCGTGCGGAGATGTGCAAGACCCTGGAACAGGTCGGCATCGAAGTGGAAGTGCAGCACCACGAAGTGGCCACCGCCGGCCAGTGCGAGATCGGCACCAAGTTCAGCACCCTGGTGCAGAAGGCTGACGAACTGCTGCGCATGAAGTACGTGATCAAGAACGTCGCGCACCGCAACGGCAAGACCGTCACCTTCATGCCCAAGCCGATCGTCGGCGACAACGGCAGCGGCATGCACGTGCACCAGTCGCTGTCCAAGGGCGGCGCCAACCTGTTCTCCGGTGACGGCTACGGCGGCCTGAGCCAGCTGGCGCTGTGGTACATCGGCGGCATCTTCAAGCACGCCAAGGCCATCAACGCTTTCGCCAACTCGGGCACCAACAGCTACAAGCGCCTGGTGCCGGGCTTCGAAGCGCCGGTGATGCTGGCCTACTCGGCCCGCAACCGTTCGGCCTCGTGCCGTATTCCGTGGGTGTCCAACCCGAAGGCGCGCCGCATTGAAATGCGCTTCCCGGATCCGATCCAGTCCGGCTACCTGACCTTCACCGCGCTGATGATGGCCGGCCTGGACGGCATCAAGAACCAGATCGACCCGGGCGCACCGAGCGACAAGGACCTGTACGACCTGCCGCCGGAAGAAGAGAAGCTGATCCCGCAGGTCTGCTCCTCGCTGGACCAGGCCCTGGAAGCGCTGGACAAGGACCGCGAGTTCCTCAAGGCCGGCGGCGTGATGAGCGATGACTTCATCGACGGCTACATCGCGCTGAAGATGCAGGAAGTGACCAAGTTCCGCGCGGCCACCCACCCGCTGGAATACCAGCTGTACTACGCCAGCTGA